In Aphelocoma coerulescens isolate FSJ_1873_10779 chromosome 13, UR_Acoe_1.0, whole genome shotgun sequence, the following are encoded in one genomic region:
- the NDST1 gene encoding bifunctional heparan sulfate N-deacetylase/N-sulfotransferase 1: MTVLARARRGIWQLSPQVVLLLLFAFCLLSVFVSAYYLYGWKRGLEPSGDVAGPDCDEPKVAPSRLLPLKTLKVADSSRTDPLVLVFVESLYSQLGQEIVAILESSRFKYRTEIAPGKGDMPTLTDKDRGRFALIIYENILKYVNLDAWNRELLDKYCVEYGVGIIGFFKANENSLLSAQLKGFPLFLHSNLALKDCSINPKSPLLYITCPSEVEKGVLPGEDWTVFQSNHSTYEPVLLAKTKSAESIPHMSVDAALHTTVMQDLGLHDGIQRVLFGNNLNFWLHKLVFVDSVSFLTGKRLSLPLDRYILVDIDDIFVGKEGTRMKVEDVKALFDTQNELRTHIPNFTFNLGYSGKFFHTGTDAEDEGDDLLLSYVKEFWWFPHMWSHMQPHLFHNQSVLAEQMTLNKKFAVEHGIPTDMGYAVAPHHSGVYPVHVQLYEAWKQVWSIRVTSTEEYPHLKPARYRRGFIHNGIMVLPRQTCGLFTHTIFYNEYPGGSSELDKIINGGELFLTVLLNPISIFMTHLSNYGNDRLGLYTFKHLVRFLNSWTNLKLQTLPPVQLAQKYFQIFSEEKDPLWQDPCEDKRHKDIWSKEKTCDRFPKLLIIGPQKTGTTALYLFLGMHPDLSSNYPSSETFEEIQFFNGHNYHKGIDWYMEFFPIPSNTTSDFYFEKSANYFDSEVAPRRAAALLSKAKIITILINPADRAYSWYQHQRAHDDPVALKYTFHEVITAGPEAAPKLRTLQNRCLVPGWYATHIERWLNSYHANQILVLDGKLLRTEPAKVMETVQKFLGVTNFIDYHKTLAFDPKKGFWCQLLDGGKTKCLGKSKGRKYPEMDSDSRAFLRDYYRDHNIELSKLLYKMGQTLPTWLREELQSTR, from the exons ATGACTGTGCTGGCCAGGGCCCGGCGCGGTATCTGGCAGCTCTCTCCGCAGGTGGTGTTGCTCCTGCTCTTTGCCTTCTGCCTGCTCAGTGTTTTCGTCTCTGCTTATTATTTATATGGGTGGAAAAGGGGCTTGGAGCCCTCTGGGGACGTGGCGGGGCCGGACTGCGACGAGCCCAAGGTTGCCCCTTCCCGTTTGCTGCCACTGAAGACCCTCAAGGTGGCCGACTCCTCCCGCACAGACCCCTTGGTGCTGGTCTTCGTGGAGAGCCTCTACTCCCAGCTGGGCCAGGAGATTGTGGCCATTTTGGAGTCGAGTCGCTTCAAATACAGGACAGAGATTGCCCCGGGGAAGGGGGACATGCCCACGCTGACCGACAAGGACCGGGGACGCTTTGCCCTCATCATCTACGAGAACATCCTCAAGTATGTCAACCTGGATGCCTGGAACCGGGAGCTGCTGGACAAGTACTGCGTGGAGTACGGCGTGGGCATCATCGGCTTCTTCAAG GCCAACGAGAACAGCCTTCTGAGTGCCCAGCTGAAGGGCTTCCCACTCTTCCTCCACTCCAACCTGGCGCTGAAGGACTGCAGCATCAACCCCAAGTCGCCCCTGCTCTACATCACATGCCCCAGTGAGGTGGAGAAGGGTGTGCTCCCCGGGGAGGACTGGACTGTCTTCCAGTCCAACCACTCCACCTACGAGCCTGTCCTCCTGGCCAAGACCAAGTCGGCCGAGTCCATCCCGCACATGAGCGTGGACGCTGCACTGCACACCACTGTGATGCAGGACCTGGGCCTCCACGATGGCATCCAGAGGGTGCTTTTCGGCAACAACCTCAACTTCTGGCTGCACAAGTTGGTCTTTGTGGACTCTGTCTCCTTCCTGACGGGCAAGAGGTTGTCCCTGCCCCTTGACCGCTACATCCTGGTGGACATCGATGACATCTTTGTGGGCAAGGAGGGCACACGCATGAAGGTGGAAGATGTCAAG gCACTGTTTGACACACAGAACGAGCTGCGCACCCACATCCCGAACTTCACCTTCAACCTGGGATACTCAGGGAAATTCTTCCACACAG GTACTGATGCTGAGGATGAAGGTGATGACCTGCTGCTGTCCTACGTGAAGGAGTTCTGGTGGTTCCCCCACATGTGGAGCCACATGCAGCCTCACCTCTTCCACAACCAGTCAGTTCTCGCCGAGCAGATGACCTTAAACAAGAAATTCGCTGTC GAGCATGGCATCCCCACTGACATGGGGTACGCTGTGGCCCCCCACCACTCGGGCGTGTACCCCGTCCATGTGCAGCTGTACGAGGCTTGGAAGCAGGTTTGGTCCATCAGAGTGACGAGCACAGAGGAATATCCGCACCTGAAACCCGCTCGCTACCGCCGCGGCTTCATCCACAATGGCATCATG GTGCTTCCCCGGCAAACCTGTGGCCTCTTCACGCACACTATTTTCTACAATGAATACCCTGGTGGCTCCAGTGAGCTGGACAAAATCATCAATGGGGGTGAACTGTTCCTGACTGTGCTCCTGAACCCT ATCAGCATCTTCATGACCCATCTGTCCAATTACGGCAACGACCGCCTGGGCTTGTACACCTTCAAGCACCTGGTCCGCTTCCTCAACTCCTGGACCAACTTGAAGCTGCAGACCTTGCCCCCAGTGCAGCTGGCACAGAAATACTTCCAGATCTTTTCCGAGGAGAAGGACCCGCTGTGGCAG GATCCCTGTGAAGACAAACGGCACAAGGACATTTGGTCCAAAGAAAAGACCTGTGACCGATTCCCGAAGCTTCTCATCATCGGGCCTCAAAAAACAG GAACAACTGCCCTTTATCTCTTCCTGGGGATGCACCCGGACCTGAGCAGCAACTATCCCAGCTCAGAGACCTTCGAGGAGATACAGTTCTTCAATGGACACAACTATCACAAGGGCATCGACTG GTACATGGAATTCTTCCCCATCCCCTCCAACACCACCTCTGACTTCTACTTTGAGAAAAGTGCCAACTACTTTGACTCTGAAGTGGCTCCCCGGcgagctgcagccctgctgtccAAGGCCAAAATCATCACCATCCTCATCAACCCTGCAGATCGAGCCTACTCCTGGTATCAG CACCAGCGAGCTCACGATGACCCGGTTGCCCTGAAATACACCTTCCACGAGGTGATCACAGCGGGGCCCGAGGCCGCCCCGAAGCTGCGGACCCTGCAGAACCGCTGCCTGGTGCCGGGCTGGTACGCCACCCACATCGAGCGCTGGCTCAACAGCTACCACGCCAACCAG ATCCTGGTGCTGGATGGCAAGCTGCTCCGAACGGAACCCGCCAAAGTGATGGAGACAGTCCAGAAATTCCTTGGTGTGACCAACTTCATCGATTATCACAAGACCCTGGC GTTTGATCCAAAGAAAGGATTCTGGTGTCAGCTTCTGGAtggagggaaaacaaaatgcttGGGAAAGAGCAAAGGGAGGAAGTACCCTGAGATGGATTCAGAT TCACGCGCCTTCCTGCGGGACTATTACAGGGACCATAACATAGAGCTCTCCAAGCTCCTGTACAAAATGGGGCAGACATTGCCCACCTGGCTGcgagaggagctgcagagcaccAGGTAG